The nucleotide window GGAAGAGTAGTACTCCTCCTGGAGCTGGTGATTCAGCTTGCCGGCCATCGCGGGTGTGAGCATGACGGAGTCTCCTATTGTATTAGTACACCGATGAATCCTGAACGAATCGAGTTCGCAAGTGGTCCCACCGTTCGGCAACCAAACTGGAATATAAGACCAAATCGTGAATTATTCAAGCTTTATGTTAGAGACTGTGGCGAACCATATATGGAGCAAATAAGACTGACCCGGGGATAAGGAGTGTGCAATCGGGCAAGGCTTGCACGGGTGAAACGGCCTCTGCCTCTCCGAGCGGGGGTCAGGGAAATCGTTCGTGAAGGGAAATCAGGTATATACCGAATCAGGCACGCCGTGAAGTCGGGCGATTATCGCTTGACAATGTACGGAGGCGGGCCTAAATTGACAATGTCCTTCTCACCTTGGCGGCACATGGCCTTAGCGGAATCCGACCGTTCTGCGACAGGTCCGCACAAATATGAATAGAGGTAGGCGAGACGATTGAGACCTCAGGGTGGATGGCGCAAGGCGGAACCGCGAGGTTCCGCTTTTTTATGGAGTCAAATGTCGGCCGGCAGCAGCGCGATCGTCCTTGTGCAACAATCCGATGGCAGCGGAGGCGTTACGGATGCGCAACGTCACAGGTCGGGCGCGCGGAGTTGGAGGATTAGTCGGGAATTCGTATCTTGTGGTCATGTCCACACCGAAAGTAGTTACGCAGAAGTTAGCGCACGGGTTCCCGGCGAAGTTGGCGGAGTATCACGCGTTGGCGCAGCCGTTGGAGGCGGATCTTACTCCGGCGCTGTTCACGTTTTTGCGCGCGCGCGAGCTTGTCATCAGCTACAGCGAAGTCGATGTACTCTCGGGACTGGCATCGCAATTTTTGTATTCGCGGGAGGAGCCGGAGTGTGTGAATTTGAGCTTTGTGCCGCCGGTGGAAACGTTGTTCAAGTCGCTGGGGATCTCGTGGAAGGAATTGACTCCGTCGGGATCCGACGCGGCGTACGCGGTGTTTCGCGATCGGGTCGATGCGGGATCGCCGATTCTCGCTCGCTTGCGCGAGCCGTTGATTGTCTATGGCTACGGCCAGAGTATCATTGAGCAGTTTGTGTACGCGGCGCGAGCCGCGGAGCGGATGCAGGAAGTTGCGATCTCGCGCTCGGCCTGCGATCGGGACTATTGGCGATATCCGTTGGACGAGGGCAACACTCTGATCGTGATCGACGAGGCGCCGCGGGGGATTCCGCGCGCGATCGAACTCTGTCATGTGGCGGCGTTGCGCACGGTACGGGCGTGGAAGACGCCCGTGCTGGCGGGCTGTTCAAGCGGGGCCCACGCTTACCAGGCGCTGGCGGAAGATCTTCGCGGTTCGATGGTGGATTTTGCGCGAGCATGCAGCCGGCCGTGGATGGGTCGCGCGTTGTGGCGGCAATGGACATCCCGCGACAGCAGTCGCGTCTATTTTGATTGCATGGCGCCGCGGTTCGGCGGGGCGGAACGCGCGGCCTTCAATAAGGCGGCGTTCTGTTATCAACAATGTGTGGTTTCGTGGCGGAAGTTCGCGGCGATTTTGGGGCCGACCTGGAACCACGCGGCGGTCGGTTTTAACGGCAATTATCCCGCGGAGTTTGTTTCGCGGTGGCGCAACCGGACGTTGCGCGAGCGCGCGGCGAGCTGCGTGGATGAGGCGGCGGACTGGGAGCATCGCGCCGTGAATGAGTTGTTGCGCGTGATTGCGTAAGGAATCGAAGATGGTTCCGGAATTGAAGCCTTGGGTAGAGCGGACGTTCGTGCTGGAGCTGCCGGACTGGCGATTTCCGCTGGAATTGGAGCGGCTGCGGAGCGGACCGGTGAGCGCGGAGCAATTAGTCAGCGGGTTAGAGCTTGACGTCTTGACAACACGAATTGACGGTGCGTGGTCGATCCAGGAGCAGCTCGGGCATCTGATTGATTTGGAGACGCTGGGCATGAGCAGGCTTGACGATTTCGCGGCGGGTAAGTCCGTGCTGAGTGCGGCGGACATGACCAATGCGCGGACGAACGAGCGTGAGTACAATCGGGCTTCGATTCGAGAGCTGCTAAGGGAATTTCGCGAGGCGCGGCAGCGCTTCACGACCCGGTTGGAGGAGCTATCCCCCGGGGATCAACAGCGGCGGGCGCTGCATCCACGGGTTCGGCAGGACATGCGTCCGGTCGATCTGATGTATTTCGTTGCGGAGCACGATAATCATCATTTGGCCCGGATATCCTCGATCATCCGCGAGGCGACAGGGCATTAGAGAGGGAGCCTCCTAAGAGAAAAGTCGCAGACGCGGCGCTGGCGAGTTATCGACAACTTATTGATTGTAAATATGTTAAGCGGCACGATGCCGCTTTTCTTTTGCTTGAATATCTGACGGAGGATTGCGATATTGTAAGATTCACCAAGATCGCGGCCGGGACGCCGTGAATGTCAGCCGTAACGAGCGTGCAGCACGGAGCTATTCTCGGACACGCAGGAGCAAGTTAAGATGGTACAAGTGGAATCCACGCGCGAATTCGTCGCGTCGGCATACAAGCAAATTGAAGCGCGGCTGGCGCTGGTTCGGCAGCGCGTAGGCCGGCCGTTATCATTGGCGGAGAAGGTTATTTTCGGGCATCTCGATGATCCGCTCGGCGCGGAACTGAACGCGGGGAAAAGCTATTTGCAGTTGCGTCCGGACCGGGTAGCGATGCAGGATGCGACGGCGCAAATGGCGTTGCTGCAATTCATGAGCGCGGGGTTGAAATCGGCTGCTGTACCGTCGACGGTGCACTGCGATCACCTGATTCTGGCGCGCGTGGGCGCCGGAGCAGATTTGCAGAGTGCGCAGGTGACCAATGAAGAGGTCTATAACTTCCTGCGGACGGTCTCGCAAAAGTACGGGATCGGATTCTGGAAGCCGGGCGCGGGGATCATTCATCAGGTGGTATTGGAGAATTACGCATTTCCGGGCGGTCTGATGATCGGGACCGACTCGCACACGCCGAATGCGGGCGGCCTGGGGATGTTTGCCTCGGGCGTGGGGGGCGCCGACGCGGTGGACGTGATGGCGGGGCTGCCGTGGGAAGTGCTGTATCCGAAGCGGATCGGCGTGCACTTGACGGGGCAGTTGACAGGCTGGTGCGCCCCGAAAGACGTGATTCTGGTGTTGCTGGGAATTCTGACGGTGAAAGGCGGCACGAACGCGGTGATCGAGTATTTTGGTCCGGGCGCGGAGACGATATCGGCCACGGGCAAGGCGACGATTTGCAATATGGGCGCGGAATTGGGCGCGACGACCTCGCTGTTTCCGTTTGACGCGCGGATGGACGCGTACTTGCGCGCGACGGAACGGGCGGGACTGGCGGAGCTGGCGGATGCTCACAGGCACTTGCTGGCGGCGGATGCGGAAGTGATGTCGGACCCGGCCAAGTATTTTGATCGCGTGATTGAGATTGATTTGGACAAGTTGGAGCCCTTCGTCGTCGGTCCGCACAGCCCGGACGCGGCGCGGCCCGTTTCGCAGTTGGCCCAGGCTGCCCGTGAAAACGGTTGGCCGCTGCAGCTCAGCAGTGCGTTGATCGGGTCGTGCACGAATTCATCCTATGAGGATATCTGTCGATCGGCTGACGTTGCGGATCAGGCGGCGGCGGCGGGCGTGAGGGCCACGATTCCGTTTTACGTGACACCGGGGAGCGAGCAGGTCTTCCGCACGATTCAGCGCGACGGACAGATGGCGCGACTGGAGCGCGTCGGCGCGACCGTATTGGCGAATGCCTGCGGTCCGTGCATCGGTCAATGGAAGCGCGAAGACGTGCGGGAAGGAGAGCCGAATTCGATCATTTCGT belongs to candidate division KSB1 bacterium and includes:
- a CDS encoding DinB family protein — translated: MVPELKPWVERTFVLELPDWRFPLELERLRSGPVSAEQLVSGLELDVLTTRIDGAWSIQEQLGHLIDLETLGMSRLDDFAAGKSVLSAADMTNARTNEREYNRASIRELLREFREARQRFTTRLEELSPGDQQRRALHPRVRQDMRPVDLMYFVAEHDNHHLARISSIIREATGH
- a CDS encoding aconitate hydratase; amino-acid sequence: MVQVESTREFVASAYKQIEARLALVRQRVGRPLSLAEKVIFGHLDDPLGAELNAGKSYLQLRPDRVAMQDATAQMALLQFMSAGLKSAAVPSTVHCDHLILARVGAGADLQSAQVTNEEVYNFLRTVSQKYGIGFWKPGAGIIHQVVLENYAFPGGLMIGTDSHTPNAGGLGMFASGVGGADAVDVMAGLPWEVLYPKRIGVHLTGQLTGWCAPKDVILVLLGILTVKGGTNAVIEYFGPGAETISATGKATICNMGAELGATTSLFPFDARMDAYLRATERAGLAELADAHRHLLAADAEVMSDPAKYFDRVIEIDLDKLEPFVVGPHSPDAARPVSQLAQAARENGWPLQLSSALIGSCTNSSYEDICRSADVADQAAAAGVRATIPFYVTPGSEQVFRTIQRDGQMARLERVGATVLANACGPCIGQWKREDVREGEPNSIISSYNRNFPGRNDGSASTLSFITSPEITVAYGLAGTLDFNPLTDEINLDGKSLRLRPPAPAPDLPANGFVRDVEGYLAPAADRGRIDVQVKPDSDRLQVLAAFAKWDGQDFIELPLLIKAVGKCTTDHISPAGKWLRYRGHLDNISDNMFSGAINAFTKAAGKIAHPLTSVANLEVSKVARDLKGRGLRWVVVGDENYGEGSSREHAAMSPRFLGGAAVITRSFARIHESNLKKQGILPLTFANSSDYDKVRDGDRISLLDLAQLAPGRGVTMILKHRDGAWEEVPLNHSLNAEQIQWFKAGSALNMLRDKQAQA